A portion of the Archocentrus centrarchus isolate MPI-CPG fArcCen1 chromosome 19, fArcCen1, whole genome shotgun sequence genome contains these proteins:
- the bicral gene encoding BRD4-interacting chromatin-remodeling complex-associated protein-like isoform X1 has product MDDDDDRRLLDILGDVDALNDYLHGSNSKSIEEDDVTNAAYGSDGSLFGNDTAGSNTGLKDGSSTMGEFGEDSAGAGLQLSSSLSFIEDELGPGTSPGGVDLGGEDQPFDILQKSLLEADITEQTLAQEALLDSQPAPTLVQAPVPFSSQLVSGGYGGGVGVVTTAATTFSSGQFLQGMSSLPNGSAQPIQVLGSFGTGGGVMTLSSLERTPQIVLRPGVSVAPAGTTTGGQVFAPTQGQVGQVGLPFKNIPLQNIIIQRGPGGAQTLVRPIQPKPLQTGSQTVYSLGLQPTSATMANVVNANTAAPAGQYTANGSIVVQPPLEQQQAPTLTNIPPGQFLLPSSLALTPSSTIHNGPITPNSNSLITSQNTVQIVAAQNFTTPTVGQLILNQGVVSGSQVGGGVAQMWTGVSCANSTPVQTSSAAGRLTLVGPATAGICNQSQASTSPVQRLLVTQSQNCTSLSSLPGNVTQQQDYRQNSSSPALKQAHVSSIHAIKPLNLDSTLNSEVSAQKRPILPTLTKGEMILQQLRKDHAAVQIPDRRRFSSVDDTLLRLLPYHVFQGAPPSPDEFSQVDEEFEVVATQVLKRTQAMVSKYRRLLMVEAERSSPSSEMVMIDRTFNQEERSTLTQDKRMVLVDPDNFLEDFCCGTKSRLFQDPTPPQPVSSCNLNESEQGSPEPPYRTDSQPGYGDPGGSEPVGSGSTERLHPPHLENKTMLELKRSQQLYGPSGISNNSLIAANSCSHGKPSSFAASSGGAMHYQVSHHPVQPQYTPQLTSPPHSDTDSALEAAVNSILEC; this is encoded by the exons atggatgatgatgacgatCGCCGTCTTCTGGATATTTTAGG AGATGTAGATGCACTGAATGACTATCTCCATGGCAGCAACAGCAAGTCT ATTGAGGAGGATGATGTAACAAATGCAGCTTATGGGTCTGATGGATCCCTCTTTGGTAACGACACA GCTGGCTCCAACACTGGCCTCAAAGATGGCTCTTCTACAATGGGTGAATTTGGCGAGGATTCAGCAGGGGCAGGCCTCCAGCTCTCTAGCAGCCTCTCATTTATTGAGGATGAACTGGGGCCTGGAACCTCTCCTGGAGGGGTGGATCTTGGGGGAGAGGACCAGCCCTTTGACATCCTTCAGAAGTCCCTCCTGGAGGCCGATATCACCGAGCAAACCCTGGCCCAGGAAGCCTTACTGGACTCGCAGCCTGCTCCCACTCTAGTGCAGGCTCCTGTTCCCTTCTCCTCCCAGCTGGTCTCAGGGGGCTATGGAGGAGGGGTGGGTGTGGTGACAACGGCGGCAACTACATTCTCTTCAGGCCAGTTCCTGCAAGGAATGTCCTCATTGCCCAATGGTTCTGCTCAGCCAATCCAGGTATTGGGTTCCTTTGGCACAGGTGGTGGAGTGATGACTCTGAGCAGTTTAGAAAGAACACCACAGATCGTGCTAAGGCCAGGGGTCTCTGTAGCTCCAGCAGGGACAACAACAGGGGGGCAGGTGTTTGCTCCCACCCAAGGGCAGGTAGGCCAAGTTGGCTTACCTTTCAAAAATATCCCCCTTCAAAATATCATCATACAGAGAGGCCCAGGAGGGGCCCAGACTCTCGTCAGACCAATCCAGCCTAAGCCCCTCCAAACTGGGTCTCAGACTGTCTACAGCCTTGGTCTTCAGCCCACTTCTGCCACCATGGCTAATGTAGTGAATGCTAAcactgctgctcctgcaggACAGTATACAGCTAATGGCTCCATTGTAGTACAGCCACCCCTGGAGCAGCAACAAGCACCTACACTGACAAATATACCACCTGGACAGTTCTTGCTACCCAGCTCTTTGGCACTCACCCCATCAAGCACCATCCACAATGGCCCCATCACCCCCAACTCAAATTCCCTAATTACCAGTCAAAACACAGTGCAGATCGTTGCGGCGCAGAACTTCACCACACCAACAGTGGGTCAGCTAATTTTGAATCAGGGAGTAGTGAGTGGGAGTCAGGTTGGAGGAGGTGTAGCTCAGATGTGGACTGGAGTTTCTTGTGCGAACTCCACTCCTGTGCAGACATCGAGCGCTGCTGGGCGACTGACTCTGGTTGGCCCAGCTACAGCCGGGATCTGCAATCAAAGTCAAGCGTCAACTAGTCCCGTGCAGCGCCTTCTAGTGACTCAAAGCCAGAACTGTACTTCTCTGTCCTCTTTACCTGGTAATGTGACTCAGCAACAAGACTACAGACAG AATTCGTCGTCACCTGCCCTCAAACAAGCACATGTCAGCAGCATCCACG CAATCAAACCCTTGAATCTGGATTCGACGCTAAACTCTGAG GTCAGTGCACAGAAGAGGCCTATCCTTCCCACACTTACAAAAGGAGAAAT GATTTTACAGCAGCTAAGGAAGGATCACGCTGCAGTTCAGATCCCAGATCGACGTCGATTTTCTTCAGTTGACGACACACTCCTAAGACTCCTCCCGTACCATGTGTTCCAGGGGGCTCCGCCCAGCCCAGATGAGTTCTCCCAGG TGGATGAGGAATTTGAAGTAGTTGCAACTCAGGTGCTGAAGAGAACGCAGGCGATGGTCAGCAAATACAGACGACTGCTGATGGTGGAAGCTGAG CGTTCCAGTCCATCATCAGAAATGGTGATGATTGACAGGACTTTCAACCAAGAGGAGCGCAGCACCTTGACGCAAGACAAACGAATGGTACTTGTGGACccag ACAATTTCTTGGAGGACTTCTGTTGTGGGACGAAATCCAGACTTTTCCAAGACCCCACCCCGCCTCAGCCTGTATCCAGCTGTAATTTGAATGAGTCAGAACAAGGCTCTCCGGAGCCACCATACAGGACAGACTCCCAGCCTGGTTATGGAGACCCAGGAGGGAGTGAGCCTGTAGGATCTGGTTCAACAGAGAGACTCCACCCACCACACTTAGAAAACAAGACCATGCTGGAACTGAAAAGATCCCAGCAGCTCTACGGACCCAGCGGCATCAGCAACAACAGCCTCATTGCTGCCAACAGTTGCTCCCATGGTAAACCCTCATCCTTTGCAGCATCATCAGGAGGCGCGATGCACTACCAAGTGTCTCACCACCCGGTGCAGCCTCAGTACACCCCTCAGCTCACCTCACCCCCTCACTCTGACACAGATTCTGCTCTCGAGGCAGCAGTCAACAGCATTCTGGAATGTTAA
- the bicral gene encoding BRD4-interacting chromatin-remodeling complex-associated protein-like isoform X2 codes for MDDDDDRRLLDILGDVDALNDYLHGSNSKSIEEDDVTNAAYGSDGSLFGNDTAGSNTGLKDGSSTMGEFGEDSAGAGLQLSSSLSFIEDELGPGTSPGGVDLGGEDQPFDILQKSLLEADITEQTLAQEALLDSQPAPTLVQAPVPFSSQLVSGGYGGGVGVVTTAATTFSSGQFLQGMSSLPNGSAQPIQVLGSFGTGGGVMTLSSLERTPQIVLRPGVSVAPAGTTTGGQVFAPTQGQVGQVGLPFKNIPLQNIIIQRGPGGAQTLVRPIQPKPLQTGSQTVYSLGLQPTSATMANVVNANTAAPAGQYTANGSIVVQPPLEQQQAPTLTNIPPGQFLLPSSLALTPSSTIHNGPITPNSNSLITSQNTVQIVAAQNFTTPTVGQLILNQGVVSGSQVGGGVAQMWTGVSCANSTPVQTSSAAGRLTLVGPATAGICNQSQASTSPVQRLLVTQSQNCTSLSSLPGNVTQQQDYRQNSSSPALKQAHVSSIHAIKPLNLDSTLNSEVSAQKRPILPTLTKGEMILQQLRKDHAAVQIPDRRRFSSVDDTLLRLLPYHVFQGAPPSPDEFSQVDEEFEVVATQVLKRTQAMVSKYRRLLMVEAERSSPSSEMVMIDRTFNQEERSTLTQDKRMVLVDPDNFLEDFCCGTKSRLFQDPTPPQPVSSCNLNESEQGSPEPPYRTDSQPGYGDPGGSEPVGSGSTERLHPPHLENKTMLELKRSQQLYGPSGISNNSLIAANSCSHAFRRREYCQQFK; via the exons atggatgatgatgacgatCGCCGTCTTCTGGATATTTTAGG AGATGTAGATGCACTGAATGACTATCTCCATGGCAGCAACAGCAAGTCT ATTGAGGAGGATGATGTAACAAATGCAGCTTATGGGTCTGATGGATCCCTCTTTGGTAACGACACA GCTGGCTCCAACACTGGCCTCAAAGATGGCTCTTCTACAATGGGTGAATTTGGCGAGGATTCAGCAGGGGCAGGCCTCCAGCTCTCTAGCAGCCTCTCATTTATTGAGGATGAACTGGGGCCTGGAACCTCTCCTGGAGGGGTGGATCTTGGGGGAGAGGACCAGCCCTTTGACATCCTTCAGAAGTCCCTCCTGGAGGCCGATATCACCGAGCAAACCCTGGCCCAGGAAGCCTTACTGGACTCGCAGCCTGCTCCCACTCTAGTGCAGGCTCCTGTTCCCTTCTCCTCCCAGCTGGTCTCAGGGGGCTATGGAGGAGGGGTGGGTGTGGTGACAACGGCGGCAACTACATTCTCTTCAGGCCAGTTCCTGCAAGGAATGTCCTCATTGCCCAATGGTTCTGCTCAGCCAATCCAGGTATTGGGTTCCTTTGGCACAGGTGGTGGAGTGATGACTCTGAGCAGTTTAGAAAGAACACCACAGATCGTGCTAAGGCCAGGGGTCTCTGTAGCTCCAGCAGGGACAACAACAGGGGGGCAGGTGTTTGCTCCCACCCAAGGGCAGGTAGGCCAAGTTGGCTTACCTTTCAAAAATATCCCCCTTCAAAATATCATCATACAGAGAGGCCCAGGAGGGGCCCAGACTCTCGTCAGACCAATCCAGCCTAAGCCCCTCCAAACTGGGTCTCAGACTGTCTACAGCCTTGGTCTTCAGCCCACTTCTGCCACCATGGCTAATGTAGTGAATGCTAAcactgctgctcctgcaggACAGTATACAGCTAATGGCTCCATTGTAGTACAGCCACCCCTGGAGCAGCAACAAGCACCTACACTGACAAATATACCACCTGGACAGTTCTTGCTACCCAGCTCTTTGGCACTCACCCCATCAAGCACCATCCACAATGGCCCCATCACCCCCAACTCAAATTCCCTAATTACCAGTCAAAACACAGTGCAGATCGTTGCGGCGCAGAACTTCACCACACCAACAGTGGGTCAGCTAATTTTGAATCAGGGAGTAGTGAGTGGGAGTCAGGTTGGAGGAGGTGTAGCTCAGATGTGGACTGGAGTTTCTTGTGCGAACTCCACTCCTGTGCAGACATCGAGCGCTGCTGGGCGACTGACTCTGGTTGGCCCAGCTACAGCCGGGATCTGCAATCAAAGTCAAGCGTCAACTAGTCCCGTGCAGCGCCTTCTAGTGACTCAAAGCCAGAACTGTACTTCTCTGTCCTCTTTACCTGGTAATGTGACTCAGCAACAAGACTACAGACAG AATTCGTCGTCACCTGCCCTCAAACAAGCACATGTCAGCAGCATCCACG CAATCAAACCCTTGAATCTGGATTCGACGCTAAACTCTGAG GTCAGTGCACAGAAGAGGCCTATCCTTCCCACACTTACAAAAGGAGAAAT GATTTTACAGCAGCTAAGGAAGGATCACGCTGCAGTTCAGATCCCAGATCGACGTCGATTTTCTTCAGTTGACGACACACTCCTAAGACTCCTCCCGTACCATGTGTTCCAGGGGGCTCCGCCCAGCCCAGATGAGTTCTCCCAGG TGGATGAGGAATTTGAAGTAGTTGCAACTCAGGTGCTGAAGAGAACGCAGGCGATGGTCAGCAAATACAGACGACTGCTGATGGTGGAAGCTGAG CGTTCCAGTCCATCATCAGAAATGGTGATGATTGACAGGACTTTCAACCAAGAGGAGCGCAGCACCTTGACGCAAGACAAACGAATGGTACTTGTGGACccag ACAATTTCTTGGAGGACTTCTGTTGTGGGACGAAATCCAGACTTTTCCAAGACCCCACCCCGCCTCAGCCTGTATCCAGCTGTAATTTGAATGAGTCAGAACAAGGCTCTCCGGAGCCACCATACAGGACAGACTCCCAGCCTGGTTATGGAGACCCAGGAGGGAGTGAGCCTGTAGGATCTGGTTCAACAGAGAGACTCCACCCACCACACTTAGAAAACAAGACCATGCTGGAACTGAAAAGATCCCAGCAGCTCTACGGACCCAGCGGCATCAGCAACAACAGCCTCATTGCTGCCAACAGTTGCTCCCATG CGTTTAGAAGAAGAGAATACTGTCAGCAGTTTAAATGA
- the LOC115798657 gene encoding uncharacterized protein C17orf80 homolog produces MSSEVCPFCGKTYKRLKSHLPHCKAAAASKTPPSKLDVTVNKKASSSQLNSVLSKATTKGKKSSSSGTGKKDTVSGPANVPSSSPLTSSSLTSLLPSTKKKQKLADQIKTSTLLSSPSPPLSPTISKPKKKSLRALIEAAKSDQVTKGSFSVTDPTLSSRNTARTKAKTNPGEDYALLSADTAPKDAPKKVSKTEKTIQMLSTTKQSESSTRSPPRDNFWEESKGEIEDLSVNDLVLKSGYGHQAKITLQDVKATLRRARLPRQSSRPSILSQIETTDNLFSKLRVGTGVSPVPLSEDYQKDVAPLSGELLSTSPQHTELKSDKKIPTKAKQLALIPLQDVPEQTLPAASLLPAQVSSQVWQATPLPLNLNEGLKVSNHMTGLLSKNLPVKVEVVEKPVRKQSPAENPTGGTLTHRSLGQVRLRELPEWLACKAPSHPRDVVEMVQSGWQWYYRRYIDVKKGGVGGLGMLLAGYCVLSYIWSYPHIKLDRWRKYH; encoded by the exons ATGAGCTCTG AGGTGTGCCCATTCTGCGGGAAAACCTATAAAAGGTTGAAGAGTCACCTGCCACATTGCAAGGCAGCTGCTGCCTCCAAAACGCCACCATCCAAACTAGATGTCACAGTGAACAAGAAAGCGTCATCTTCTCAGCTGAATTCAGTTTTGTCCAAAGCCACAACAAAGGGAAAGAAGTCATCGTCATCAGGGACTGGTAAAAAGGACACTGTATCAGGACCAGCAAATGTGCCATCTTCATCACCACTGACATCATCATCCCTGACATCACTTCTACCATCAACTAAGAAGAAACAAAAGCTGGCTGATCAAATAAAGACAAGCACCCTTTTGTCATCTCCATCTCCACCTCTGTCCCCCACCATCTCTAAGCCAAAAAAGAAGAGCCTCCGTGCTTTGATAGAAGCTGCCAAGTCTGACCAAGTTACAAAGGGATCATTCTCTGTCACAGATCCAACTCTAAGCTCCAGAAACACAGCTCGGACAAAGGCCAAAACTAACCCAGGAGAAGACTATGCCCTTCTATCTGCAGACACTGCACCCAAAGATGCACCCAAGAAGGTCTCAAAGACAGAGAAGACTATTCAAATGCTTTCCACAACCAAACAGAGTGAAAGTAGCACAAGATCCCCACCAAGAGACAACTTCTGGGAGGAAAGCAAGGGGGAGATTGAGGATTTATCTGTGAATGATTTAGTTCTGAAATCAGGATATGGTCACCAGGCGAAGATTACCCTCCAGGATGTTAAAGCCACATTACGCCGAGCTAGACTCCCTCGTCAGTCCAGCAGACCGAGCATCCTGAGCCAAATTGAAACTACTGACAATCTATTCAGTAAACTCAGAGTTGGTACGGGTGTCAGTCCAGTTCCTCTTTCAGAAGATTATCAAAAAGATGTTGCACCTTTGTCTGGTGAGCTGCTGAGCACCAGCCCACAACATACAGAGCTAAAATCAGATAAGAAAATACCCACAAAGGCTAAACAACTGGCTTTAATCCCTCTGCAAGATGTGCCAGAACAAACCCTTCCTGCAGCTTCCCTCCTGCCTGCACAGGTGTCATCTCAGGTGTGGCAAGCTACGCCTCTTCCACTCAACCTGAATGAGGGGCTTAAGGTGAGCAATCACATGACAGGCCTCCTCTCAAAAAATCTGCCCGTGAAAGTGGAGGTGGTGGAGAAGCCTGTCAGGAAACAGAGCCCCGCTGAAAATCCAACAGGAG GAACACTCACACATCGGAGTCTTGGACAGGTGAGACTGAGGGAGTTACCTGAATGGCTCGCCTGCAAGGCCCCAAGCCATCCGAGAGATGTTGTGGAAATGGTGCAAAGTG GCTGGCAGTGGTATTACAGGCGGTATATTGATGTGAAAAAAGGAGGTGTGGGTGGACTGGGCATGTTGTTAGCAGGATATTGTGTGCTCAGCTACATCTGGAGTTACCCTCACATAA AGCTTGATCGTTGGAGGAAGTATCACTAA
- the tbcc gene encoding tubulin-specific chaperone C encodes MEVEVDVNQENGFSSENGSARIQERLQKRHQARIEDAERRREAKESQSVAEEKSEYFFSAFNRERTFIEELLSSCSGADRAVVTLKLEEAKAKTDQLQKFLNDNMLFLTQYELRQAQAAFQKLQTSLSETKEEALPRKKFAFRNRTKAADKAAAEEAHPPPPDEGTPAEAGGTQVDGEAPSEQCGFSNMTNEFLTKTAEELQRRAVLLTHLTNCKVRLFGSPSTLHLKEINSCEILCGPVSSSVFVDNCRNSVLAFPCQQLRTHNTTDTQVYLHVTSRAIIEDCRGVSFAPFSWSYPTLEEDFTVSGLDRARNNWIQVDDFNWLAAGTPSPNWTVIPETDRKTNWDS; translated from the coding sequence ATGGAAGTAGAGGTAGACGTTAACCAGGAAAATGGGTTTTCTAGTGAAAACGGCTCTGCCAGGATACAAGAGCGGCTTCAAAAACGTCACCAGGCGAGGATCGAGGATGCCGAGCGGAGGAGGGAGGCTAAAGAGAGTCAGTCTGTCGCCGAGGAAAAAAGCGAATACTTCTTCAGCGCCTTCAACAGGGAGCGGACATTTATCGAGGAGCTTCTGTCCAGCTGCTCCGGAGCTGATCGCGCTGTGGTCACTCTGAAACTGGAAGAGGCCAAGGCCAAAACTGACCAGCTGCAAAAGTTTTTGAATGATAACATGTTGTTTCTAACGCAGTACGAGCTCAGACAAGCTCAGGCTGCTTTCCAGAAACTCCAGACCTCACTCTCTGAGACCAAAGAGGAGGCTCTGCCAAGGAAGAAGTTTGCCTTTCGAAACCGCACCAAGGCAGCAGATAAAGCCGCTGCAGAAGAGGCTCATCCCCCTCCCCCTGATGAAGGTACACCTGCAGAAGCAGGCGGCACCCAGGTCGATGGAGAAGCACCATCCGAGCAGTGTGGCTTCTCCAACATGACCAATGAGTTTCTGACCAAGACGGCTGAGGAGCTCCAAAGACGAGCTGTGCTCCTGACTCACCTGACCAACTGCAAAGTCCGTCTGTTCGGCTCCCCCAGCACACTGCACCTGAAAGAGATCAACAGCTGTGAGATCCTGTGCGGGCCGGTgtccagttcagtttttgtaGATAATTGCAGAAACAGCGTGCTAGCCTTCCCCTGTCAGCAGCTGCGGACCCACAACACCACCGACACACAGGTGTACCTGCACGTAACCAGCCGAGCCATCATAGAGGACTGTCGCGGAGTGAGCTTTGCTCCGTTCTCCTGGTCTTATCCTACCTTGGAGGAGGACTTTACTGTGTCTGGTCTTGACCGGGCCCGAAACAACTGGATACAGGTGGATGACTTCAACTGGCTCGCTGCTGGAACACCTTCTCCAAATTGGACTGTTATTCCAGAAACTGATAGAAAAACCAACTGGGACTCGTAG